The following are encoded in a window of Flavobacterium psychrotrophum genomic DNA:
- a CDS encoding MazG-like protein, with protein sequence MRKNIELKEFIERSLKLRELYHELELKHHGSEWTVEEDALAFLTDAGLVGRLTMSQQGRWPKGGEPDTELAHKLGECIWWLAVLAGRMDIDIEEALENFLVKTEKLFT encoded by the coding sequence ATGCGTAAAAATATAGAATTAAAGGAATTTATAGAAAGGTCCCTGAAATTGAGGGAACTGTACCATGAGCTTGAGCTCAAACACCATGGAAGCGAATGGACGGTTGAGGAAGACGCCTTGGCTTTTTTAACTGATGCCGGCCTTGTAGGGAGGCTAACCATGTCACAACAAGGCAGATGGCCCAAGGGCGGGGAACCTGATACGGAGTTGGCCCATAAACTTGGAGAATGTATTTGGTGGCTGGCCGTGCTTGCTGGGCGCATGGATATAGATATTGAAGAGGCCCTGGAAAATTTCCTTGTGAAAACAGAAAAATTGTTTACGTAA
- a CDS encoding TetR/AcrR family transcriptional regulator: MARNVEFSEEAAVQKAMEVFRRKGYSGASLRDLTDAMQINSSSLYNTIGDKRELFVRCIRSYTKASREEALLHKANHTSPLQGVISFIDAAINNIASNNNCMVIKMTFEIAGTDPDVKALLRQANEFAHTFLLQLIKEAIAQNELREDLDAETATNCIINAFTGWHESYILHQDTERIQKMAHYLIAQLTP, encoded by the coding sequence ATGGCAAGAAATGTTGAGTTTAGCGAAGAGGCAGCAGTCCAAAAAGCGATGGAAGTTTTTCGGAGGAAGGGCTATAGCGGGGCATCGCTTCGTGACCTCACGGACGCGATGCAGATTAACAGCAGCAGCTTGTACAATACCATTGGTGACAAGCGGGAACTCTTCGTACGGTGCATCCGCTCCTATACCAAGGCCAGCAGGGAAGAAGCACTTTTACACAAGGCCAACCATACATCCCCATTGCAAGGAGTGATCAGCTTTATAGATGCCGCTATAAACAATATTGCCAGCAATAATAACTGTATGGTCATTAAGATGACCTTTGAGATCGCCGGGACTGATCCCGATGTCAAGGCGCTACTGCGGCAGGCTAACGAGTTTGCCCATACATTTTTGCTGCAACTTATAAAGGAGGCTATAGCACAAAATGAATTACGGGAAGACCTCGATGCTGAAACTGCAACCAATTGTATCATCAATGCATTTACCGGCTGGCATGAATCCTACATACTGCACCAGGATACCGAGCGGATCCAGAAAATGGCCCACTACCTTATTGCACAGCTAACGCCATAA
- a CDS encoding nuclear transport factor 2 family protein — protein MEQQAYKISSERAIENLIAQYTHFLDAGDFAGVAGLFKYGKIISTGIVADGSENIEKHLKENLQLYGNGTPNTAHITTNTVLKISDDDHSATASSYMSIFQQDLDRGFPLQPIIIGRYNDSFTRIDGGWHFKERNLVISLLGDYTHHANPAAQSSKNLKSE, from the coding sequence ATGGAACAACAAGCTTATAAAATTAGCAGCGAGAGAGCAATAGAGAATCTAATTGCACAGTACACCCACTTTTTAGACGCAGGGGATTTTGCCGGGGTTGCAGGATTATTTAAATACGGCAAGATCATATCGACCGGTATTGTAGCAGACGGCAGTGAAAATATAGAGAAGCACCTCAAAGAAAACCTTCAGCTGTATGGCAATGGTACGCCTAATACTGCGCACATAACCACAAATACCGTATTAAAAATCAGTGATGATGATCATTCAGCCACTGCCTCATCGTACATGAGTATTTTTCAACAGGATCTTGACCGGGGTTTCCCATTGCAGCCCATAATAATAGGCAGGTATAACGACAGTTTTACGCGTATTGATGGTGGCTGGCATTTTAAAGAACGTAATTTGGTAATCAGTCTTTTAGGCGATTATACACATCATGCCAATCCTGCGGCACAAAGCTCAAAAAACCTTAAAAGTGAATAG
- a CDS encoding saccharopine dehydrogenase NADP-binding domain-containing protein, whose protein sequence is MLKENNEDKVLLIYGATGYTGRLICQEAARRGLTFEIAGRNPHEVAALAKELNVPYHVFSVDDEFGWSKSLLGKTTLLNVAGPFSETAEQAMNACIKYKVHYTDITAEVGIYRLAESKDEAAKNAGIMLLSGAGLFVSYDPLVLHTAKRVADPVALRVGFKYSGGFTPGSVASSANIINAGLLVRRDGELVQLNEALPRAFDFGSGPEDCLPTPLGALSFPINRQELKT, encoded by the coding sequence ATGCTAAAAGAGAATAACGAGGACAAGGTCCTACTGATCTATGGAGCCACAGGCTATACAGGCAGATTAATATGCCAGGAGGCTGCCCGGAGGGGCCTTACCTTTGAAATTGCGGGACGCAACCCGCATGAGGTTGCTGCTTTGGCAAAAGAACTGAACGTACCATACCATGTTTTTTCCGTGGATGATGAATTTGGCTGGAGTAAAAGCCTTTTGGGTAAGACAACCCTGCTCAATGTGGCAGGCCCATTTAGCGAAACCGCTGAGCAGGCCATGAATGCCTGTATTAAATACAAGGTTCATTATACCGATATTACGGCTGAGGTAGGCATTTACAGGCTTGCGGAGTCCAAAGATGAAGCGGCGAAAAACGCGGGTATCATGCTATTGTCAGGAGCCGGCCTTTTTGTAAGCTATGACCCGCTGGTCCTCCATACGGCCAAGCGCGTCGCCGATCCGGTGGCCTTACGGGTTGGCTTTAAATATTCCGGCGGCTTTACCCCGGGTTCCGTTGCCAGTAGCGCCAATATCATTAATGCCGGTTTACTGGTACGAAGGGATGGGGAGCTCGTACAACTTAATGAGGCATTACCCAGGGCGTTTGATTTTGGAAGTGGCCCTGAAGACTGCCTGCCGACACCACTGGGGGCGTTGTCCTTTCCTATAAATCGACAGGAATTAAAAACATAG
- a CDS encoding SDR family oxidoreductase yields MENTQNYNSELNGKIALVTGGTKGIGKAIADRLRDAGASVIVTARNHPGTDLPHHFIATDLTVASETAKVLGEINEKFGTVDILVNNMGGSSSPSGGFSALTDEHWENDIQLNLLAPARIDRAVLPGMLEQKSGVIIHISSITGISPVHESLGAYAVAKAALINYSKSLSKEFTPKGVRVLTVSPGMVKTDTMDAYLHSLAGEAGVSVDEITQNLMNSLGGIPMGRMASPEDVAEFVGYLVSPRASYLTGANYVIDGGTIATV; encoded by the coding sequence ATGGAAAACACTCAGAATTACAATTCAGAACTTAACGGAAAAATTGCCCTTGTAACAGGAGGGACTAAAGGAATAGGAAAAGCGATTGCCGACCGTTTGCGCGACGCAGGCGCAAGTGTAATCGTTACGGCCCGGAACCATCCAGGTACCGATCTCCCGCATCATTTTATAGCCACTGACCTAACAGTGGCCAGTGAGACTGCTAAAGTTTTAGGGGAGATTAATGAAAAATTTGGAACCGTAGATATCCTGGTAAATAATATGGGTGGTTCCAGCAGCCCTTCAGGCGGATTCAGCGCCCTTACAGATGAGCACTGGGAGAACGATATCCAGTTGAACCTCCTGGCGCCGGCCCGTATTGACAGGGCGGTACTTCCGGGCATGCTGGAGCAGAAAAGCGGTGTAATTATCCACATATCATCGATTACCGGTATATCACCCGTGCATGAGTCGCTGGGTGCCTACGCGGTGGCAAAAGCAGCCTTGATAAACTACAGCAAAAGCCTTTCAAAAGAATTCACCCCTAAAGGCGTGCGCGTACTTACTGTGTCCCCCGGTATGGTGAAAACAGATACGATGGATGCCTACCTGCACTCCCTTGCCGGGGAAGCCGGGGTCAGCGTTGATGAAATCACACAAAACCTCATGAACAGCCTTGGCGGAATACCCATGGGCAGGATGGCAAGTCCGGAAGATGTTGCTGAATTTGTAGGCTACCTTGTTTCCCCAAGGGCGTCTTACCTAACCGGTGCGAATTATGTTATAGATGGCGGCACAATCGCAACGGTATAA
- a CDS encoding SDR family oxidoreductase → MNSPKTALVTGANKGIGFATVKALARQGYRVWLGSRDAALGNAAVQKLRTEGLDVRLLLIDVTGDTSVQQAAALLAAETPHLNLLINNAGISLDLVSPPSIESLENVRQTYEVNVFGPIRVTQSFLPLLKAAPQARIIMVSSIVGSITLSQDKSTVYGQVNYMGYSSSKSALNAVIVAFAKELEPLEIKVYAIEPGHIKTDLNGNTGTLSPDEGAAVSVKYATTTDDLPTGSFFGPQGVLPW, encoded by the coding sequence GTGAATAGTCCTAAAACGGCTTTGGTAACCGGCGCTAATAAAGGTATTGGTTTTGCAACCGTAAAAGCACTGGCCCGGCAAGGCTATCGCGTATGGCTTGGATCACGCGATGCGGCACTTGGAAATGCTGCTGTTCAGAAACTTCGTACTGAAGGGCTTGATGTACGGTTGCTTCTTATTGATGTTACCGGCGACACCAGCGTACAGCAGGCGGCAGCCTTGTTAGCCGCCGAAACGCCGCACCTTAACCTGTTAATAAATAATGCCGGTATTTCCTTAGACTTAGTAAGTCCGCCAAGCATTGAGAGCCTCGAAAACGTTCGCCAGACGTATGAGGTTAATGTTTTTGGGCCTATCCGTGTAACGCAGTCCTTTCTTCCTTTGCTAAAGGCAGCGCCTCAGGCCAGGATTATTATGGTAAGCAGCATTGTAGGTTCCATTACGCTTAGCCAGGATAAATCCACGGTGTATGGACAGGTTAATTACATGGGATATTCCAGTTCTAAATCAGCGCTTAATGCAGTAATTGTTGCCTTTGCAAAAGAACTTGAGCCACTGGAAATAAAGGTGTATGCCATAGAACCGGGACATATAAAAACTGACCTTAACGGTAATACAGGAACACTTAGTCCTGATGAGGGCGCAGCTGTTTCGGTTAAATATGCTACAACGACCGATGATTTGCCTACCGGAAGCTTTTTTGGGCCTCAGGGGGTTCTGCCCTGGTAA